From a region of the Lentilactobacillus curieae genome:
- a CDS encoding pyridoxamine 5'-phosphate oxidase family protein produces the protein MAKLNQAMKDLILGELSYIATVDNEGNPDVGPKISMRVLDDEHLIYNEMTGGQTQANINSNGKAIVAIANAKALKGFRFGGTAKLYTDGEYYDAAVKWAEGKYPTPKAAGVITIEKIWTLDPGPKAGKIFEE, from the coding sequence ATGGCTAAACTTAATCAAGCAATGAAAGATTTGATTTTGGGAGAATTATCGTACATTGCGACCGTTGACAATGAAGGCAATCCAGATGTCGGTCCCAAGATTTCAATGCGAGTTTTAGATGATGAGCACCTTATTTATAACGAAATGACGGGTGGTCAAACCCAAGCAAATATCAACTCTAACGGTAAGGCAATCGTTGCTATTGCTAACGCCAAGGCGCTTAAAGGCTTTCGTTTCGGTGGAACCGCCAAACTCTATACTGATGGTGAGTATTATGATGCAGCAGTAAAGTGGGCTGAAGGTAAGTATCCCACCCCTAAAGCAGCTGGGGTGATTACCATTGAAAAGATTTGGACACTTGATCCAGGACCAAAAGCAGGAAAAATTTTTGAAGAATAA
- a CDS encoding methionine ABC transporter permease, which translates to MDWLAKILPNVVSLGWFSDEGWATSIGQTLFMTFWSALFGGILGLIFGIGLVLTDEHGIKENRFWFNFFDKIVSIFRAIPFIILLAFISPVTNWIVGTQIGTTAALVPLSLGVFPFYARQVQVALSGVDHGKIEAAQSVGASFWDLVIDVYLQEARSELVRVTTVTLISLIGLTAMAGAIGAGGLGNTAISYGYNRFQNDVTWIATLLVLIFVLIVQLVGDFLAKKLDHQSK; encoded by the coding sequence ATGGATTGGTTAGCAAAAATATTACCAAACGTGGTTAGTTTAGGTTGGTTTAGTGATGAAGGCTGGGCAACTTCGATTGGGCAAACATTATTTATGACGTTTTGGTCTGCCCTTTTTGGTGGGATTTTAGGATTGATTTTTGGAATTGGTCTTGTCCTCACTGATGAACACGGAATCAAGGAAAATCGGTTTTGGTTTAATTTCTTTGATAAAATCGTTTCAATTTTCCGAGCAATTCCGTTTATCATTTTATTGGCATTCATTTCGCCAGTCACTAATTGGATTGTTGGAACTCAAATTGGGACCACGGCAGCGTTAGTGCCACTGTCGTTAGGAGTATTTCCCTTTTATGCTCGTCAAGTTCAAGTGGCACTCTCTGGAGTTGACCACGGTAAGATTGAAGCTGCCCAATCAGTCGGTGCGAGTTTTTGGGACTTAGTCATTGATGTATACCTTCAAGAGGCTAGATCAGAGCTGGTGCGGGTTACTACGGTTACTTTGATTAGTTTGATTGGACTGACAGCGATGGCGGGGGCCATTGGTGCTGGTGGTTTAGGTAACACCGCAATTTCTTATGGATACAATAGATTCCAAAATGATGTGACCTGGATTGCTACTTTATTAGTATTAATCTTTGTGTTGATTGTTCAGTTAGTGGGCGATTTCTTAGCAAAAAAATTGGATCATCAAAGCAAGTAG
- a CDS encoding DUF975 family protein, producing the protein MSGSDRVNIKEWSKKELNSNFSFYLVLCICALLAYFLTNGIAQWPNLHNTDINEVSTSFMSGWLGSSFLIGLIASLLQSSAMFAMIDIQRDNAEHKNAMQRAFSIFDNGQYFIGWIIITIITTVLTFLWSLLLFIPGIVKSFSYSQALLIYRDSVKAGHPMGYMEAITESRKRMDGKKGFLFIFDLSFLG; encoded by the coding sequence ATGTCTGGTTCGGACAGAGTTAATATTAAAGAATGGTCTAAAAAGGAACTCAATTCTAATTTTTCATTCTACTTAGTTTTATGTATTTGTGCGCTACTTGCGTATTTCTTAACCAACGGAATTGCTCAGTGGCCCAACTTACACAACACTGATATCAACGAAGTTTCAACTAGTTTTATGTCAGGTTGGCTTGGTTCATCATTCTTGATTGGCCTAATTGCTAGTTTGCTGCAAAGCAGTGCTATGTTTGCCATGATTGATATCCAAAGAGATAATGCAGAGCACAAAAACGCGATGCAACGTGCTTTTTCAATTTTTGATAACGGTCAATACTTCATTGGTTGGATTATTATTACCATTATTACCACTGTGCTCACATTTTTATGGAGTTTGCTATTATTTATTCCCGGAATCGTCAAAAGTTTTTCATATTCACAAGCCCTTTTGATCTATCGAGATTCAGTAAAAGCTGGTCACCCAATGGGCTACATGGAAGCAATTACCGAAAGTCGTAAGCGAATGGATGGCAAAAAAGGATTCCTATTTATCTTTGACCTCAGCTTTTTAGGCTAG
- a CDS encoding methionine ABC transporter ATP-binding protein, whose amino-acid sequence MSETMIKLDNIDVFFDKGKEPEPIKAVKNVSLEVEKGDIYGVVGYSGAGKSTLVRVFNLLQIPTNGTVTINGKVVFEKQSGKEKILSPKELRAERREIGMIFQHFNLLEERTVIENVKFALRHSKLKDKQITQRAQELLELVDLGNRGNAYPTELSGGQQQRVAIARALANNPEILISDEATSALDPKNTTQILELLARLNKELGLTIVLITHEMDAVKKVANKVAVMSSGEIIERGTLLDIFTNSKSALTKELVGTEQNSQEAITILKQSLTKSSPDATVLRLTYQGSSIEDPIATKLYADFDVQTSIIYGNVELLRSTPVGTLFVVVTGESENRKRAVDYLNKIGVKVTEISLDEEGTN is encoded by the coding sequence ATGAGTGAAACTATGATTAAGTTAGATAATATTGATGTCTTTTTTGACAAAGGTAAGGAACCTGAGCCGATTAAAGCGGTTAAAAATGTTTCCCTCGAGGTTGAAAAGGGTGATATTTATGGGGTTGTTGGTTACTCTGGTGCCGGCAAATCTACTTTGGTACGGGTATTCAATTTACTGCAGATTCCAACTAACGGAACCGTTACCATTAATGGTAAAGTCGTTTTTGAAAAACAGTCTGGTAAAGAAAAAATTCTGAGCCCCAAAGAACTGAGAGCAGAACGGCGGGAAATCGGGATGATTTTTCAACACTTTAATTTACTTGAAGAACGGACGGTAATCGAAAACGTTAAGTTTGCCCTCCGTCACAGTAAACTAAAGGACAAACAGATTACCCAACGCGCTCAAGAGCTATTAGAGTTAGTTGATTTAGGAAATCGGGGAAATGCTTATCCCACTGAACTTTCTGGTGGCCAACAACAGCGGGTAGCGATAGCCAGAGCACTGGCAAATAATCCAGAAATTTTGATTTCTGACGAAGCCACCTCAGCACTTGATCCTAAAAACACCACTCAAATTTTAGAGTTACTTGCCCGGTTGAATAAGGAGCTTGGACTCACAATTGTCCTTATCACCCATGAAATGGACGCCGTCAAAAAGGTTGCCAACAAAGTTGCTGTGATGAGTTCTGGCGAGATTATCGAACGAGGTACTTTATTAGACATTTTTACTAATTCAAAATCGGCTTTAACAAAAGAGTTAGTGGGAACGGAACAAAACTCTCAAGAAGCAATCACAATTTTGAAACAATCACTAACTAAGAGTAGTCCTGACGCGACTGTTCTACGGTTAACTTATCAAGGATCATCAATCGAGGATCCAATCGCTACGAAGCTCTACGCGGACTTTGATGTGCAAACCAGCATTATCTATGGAAACGTTGAACTATTAAGAAGCACTCCAGTTGGTACGCTATTTGTAGTGGTGACTGGAGAATCAGAAAATCGGAAACGAGCAGTGGATTATTTGAATAAAATTGGTGTTAAGGTTACTGAAATTTCACTGGATGAGGAGGGGACAAACTAA
- a CDS encoding ArgE/DapE family deacylase, protein MEQAEKIDILKRLVEINSVNGNELAISKYLAGKLKEHGIDSKIDSFDDNRANLVAEIGSGSNNQVLAFEGHQDTVALGDESKWEHEPLKFTVDGDKAYGRGTADMKSGLAAQLIALIELTESNTPISGKIRFIATAGEEYGTPGANRLNADGIAKDVTAMVVGEPTGGQVIFAHSGSLNYQVKSFGKAVHSSTPEQGVNAINGIVQYVNAELHLFDDVEQDEYLGPVKHSVTLIKGGDQVNIIPDYAEIYGNIRPTLKFPNEQVIDRIKSTIAKINQSGDFRLEFSLIHNFHPVETQPDDEFVKLVDAAAENNFTDREVKLSIINGATDASVFIQSNPNMPTVILGPDAWDKAHQVDEFTTLTSYFETIATYEEIAKKFFN, encoded by the coding sequence TTGGAACAAGCAGAAAAAATTGATATTTTAAAACGGTTAGTTGAAATTAATTCGGTCAATGGCAATGAATTGGCTATTTCCAAGTATTTAGCAGGTAAGTTAAAAGAGCACGGGATTGACAGTAAAATTGATTCTTTTGACGATAACCGGGCCAACTTAGTCGCCGAAATTGGCAGTGGCAGTAACAACCAGGTACTCGCCTTTGAAGGTCATCAAGACACGGTTGCTTTGGGGGATGAGTCCAAGTGGGAACATGAACCTTTAAAGTTTACGGTTGATGGCGACAAAGCGTACGGCCGAGGAACTGCCGATATGAAGAGCGGACTTGCGGCTCAATTGATTGCCCTGATTGAACTGACCGAAAGCAATACGCCAATCAGCGGTAAGATTCGTTTCATCGCAACGGCAGGTGAGGAGTATGGAACTCCAGGAGCCAACCGGTTGAACGCTGATGGGATTGCCAAGGATGTAACGGCAATGGTCGTTGGGGAACCCACTGGGGGCCAAGTGATTTTTGCTCATTCTGGAAGCCTTAATTATCAAGTTAAGAGTTTTGGTAAGGCTGTGCATAGCTCAACTCCAGAACAAGGGGTTAATGCGATTAACGGAATTGTTCAGTACGTCAATGCGGAATTACACCTTTTTGATGATGTTGAACAAGATGAATATCTTGGACCTGTGAAGCACAGCGTTACCTTAATCAAAGGTGGAGACCAGGTAAATATTATTCCTGACTATGCTGAAATATATGGAAACATTCGGCCAACTCTGAAATTTCCTAATGAGCAGGTGATTGATAGAATCAAATCTACCATTGCTAAAATCAATCAATCAGGTGATTTTAGATTAGAGTTCTCGCTGATTCATAATTTCCATCCCGTTGAAACGCAGCCGGATGATGAATTTGTCAAATTAGTCGACGCTGCTGCCGAAAATAACTTTACAGATCGAGAAGTTAAACTTTCCATTATCAATGGAGCTACTGATGCTAGCGTATTTATTCAATCAAACCCTAATATGCCGACTGTGATTTTAGGTCCAGATGCGTGGGATAAAGCTCATCAAGTAGATGAATTTACTACTTTAACTAGTTATTTTGAAACGATTGCAACTTATGAAGAAATTGCTAAAAAGTTTTTTAATTAA